The genomic stretch TACATACCAGGCAGCAAGTGGCGCAGGCGCCGCAGCAATGGAAGAGCTGGAACTGCAGACTCGTGAGGTATTTTCCATTCCCCCCCAGTGTCTTGGTCTAGTCCGTGAGCCAATTTGTGGATGAATGAAACAACATGTTATTTAACAGGTACTGGAAGGCAAAGAGCCCACCTGTAACATCTTTAGGCAGCAGGTTAACAAATCTCTCTTCCTTCTTTTGTATATCGTAACTCTTATTGGGTTCAGAAACCATTTTTCTTCATCTGCTCAATGTTACTATTCTAATAGGTTTCTTAAATCTACAGTATGCCTTCAATTTGTTCTCACATAACGCACCCATTCTTTCAAATGGATACAATGAAGAGGAGATGAAACTAGTGAAAGAGACAAGGAAGATATGGGTAACATTTTTGGTTTAGTTCTacagatttgatttgatttgatgcATTAGCATATGATATCAGCTATGTAATCTATTTTTCTATCATCTGCTGCAGAACAATAAGGATGTCAAAGTTACTGCCACTTGTATTCGAGTACCTGTCATGCgtgctcatgctgagagtgtgAATCTTCAATTCGCGACGCCTCTAGATGAGGTAAAACTTGGCACTTCAaataattctctctctcatctGGTGCTGCTGCAGCTCAGTTAGCTACCAATACTGTGCAAGAATTTGTATTCCTCTTCTTTGCTAACCTCTTATTTCCATTAGGATGCGGCACGGGAGATTCTTAGCAAAGCCCCAGGTGTAGTGGTGATTGATGATCGTTCAGCGAACAACTTCCCCACACCACTAGAAGTTTCTAACAAAGATGATGTTGCAGTAGGAAGAATACGGCAAGATGTGTCTCAAGAAGGGAACTACGGGTAAGAATCAGTTTCTATTCAACTTGTTTATGAAATGTGGTATAAATATCAACATGAACTCCGTCTCTTGTGAAAATAGGTTGGACATTTTTGTTTGTGGAGATCAAATACGCAAGGGTGCTGCACTAAATGCCGTCCAGATTGCTGAATTGTTACTGTAGAATTGTACTTGTATTTGTTTTACTAAATTATGGTGAGAAATTTTGTATGTGGATTAACTTCTTCTGCTATGTAGCAAAAACTCCTGTGTTTTGTAGTTTACTGCCTTATTTTTTTCAATACAGAGTATTTTGGTTTGGGAAATTTAGTTCGATCATCTATTTTTAAGTTTCACAAAAAAAGTGGCCGTATTCATATTTATCTTTTACTATAAACATAGACAGTAATAAAAGAATGAAGAAATGGTTTTCTTTACAGATGCAAATGCAGTGTTTGGCTTCGGTCATTGCGATGACAGGTTCAGCAAAGCGAACTTAACCCGCAAACATATCTTCCTTTGCTCGACATCCAGCTTGGCCCCGGTGACCAGCCAATGCCCGGGGCTATCTGATGGCCCCCGACACAGCTGTGTCGTGTCCACAAACTTTTGCAGCTTCTGCGTCTGTGCTGCCGCAGGTGGGCCAGTAGGGTAGACGCCGGAGTCAACTATCACCGGCACCGACTTCTCCTTGTCGGCAGTGCCGGTGATGGTGGTGCTGATGGAGGAGAAAAACCCTGACTTGAGGGAGTGGTTGGCGGAAGCGGTTTGCATCCAGTTGGAGTGGACGATGTAAGCGGCGGAGACCTTGGAGTAGAGGAGGCGGAGGTGGAGGACGTCCTTGGTGACGTGGAGCTGGGCTCCGGTCACGATAAAGGCGGCTTCGTCCCCCGGTTTCACCCACCGGGGATCGTACTTCACGGGGGCCGTGCACACGTTGGCGAATTTCTTCCACTGGATTGGCTCCAGGTAGCGGTGGTGATCCGGTGTCTCCTCCGTGCTCCGCCACATCCCCGGCAGCTCCATCCTGCCTTCTAGAAGCACCGGCGGGTTCACCAACTGCTGAAGGTGTATGCCTAACCTGAATAGCCATGTCCAAAAACATACTATCATCTTTAAATTATAGCTCAAACTTTGGTTTTATAATACAGTACTTTTAAAATTGTGATAAATTCAAGATTTAGAGTTGATTTGGAAAATAAATTCATGATAGAAAATAACCTGTTAGATTTGATACCCTCAAGATATAACCGCATGCCAGTGACGGGTGTGTTTCCTGCAGTAACCTATTCACAACGTAATTTTGAGACCTCTGCTAAAAATAAATCATTCGACTTAGGAAATAAATTATCTAAATTTTATTGGACAATGCGATTAAATTCACCTGAGTTGTGTTGACATATAGCTTTGGGCCCATCAAGTTGAAGTTCAGAGATGGTGTTTGAAAAGCCTTATTCAATTTGGGGCCCAATGGGAGGTCGTTGTGAATCGGGGCCCATATTTTATGGGCTTGAAAGTCCAGGAAGTACTGTAAGTCGCCTATTGGAGGCTTATCTGTCCATCAAAATTAATCACACCAGTGTACTgtgaaaatttaattaaatccctaATTAATAATTAGGTTAATTAAAGATGCAAAGTTTGTGTAAGAAAAATGAACATACGACGAAGGTAGAGGTTGATGGCGTGGGACAAGAAGCCGCTGCCTGGGACACCTCGAAGAAGAGAAGTGATTGGAATGAAGTTGAAATGAATGGCGTCAGGCTTTGATGCAACTGTCGGCAGCCATTCACAATGTGTTCCCACTGTTGAATCTCCTCCTCTTCTTGAACATATCACACTTATTCCCTACACACATACCAAAACAATTACTactacattttttattattaatttatatttctaCATAATTAAGATAACTACATTGACTAAATTGGTTGGGGGTAGTGTATTGTATTGTGTTGCGTTGGTAGAGTTAATTACAAGATGCATGTATGTGGATGGTATTTctttatatatacataaaatgtcAGAGTAGGTATGTATGCAAAGTCCAAGTTATGGGCGCTGCATTAACATTCATTTATTTTGGCAACTGGGATACTTGAAAATTTCACCAAATCAACATAGGGATTTCAATTAgcattattt from Salvia splendens isolate huo1 chromosome 15, SspV2, whole genome shotgun sequence encodes the following:
- the LOC121769341 gene encoding MACPF domain-containing protein At1g14780-like isoform X2 — encoded protein: MVEKEYTLTNKNRMNDGIVHKALSSLGKGFDLSSDFRLKYCKGDDRLVLLNESDTRELRVPGFGSLADVSNDIKCDKGDRTRYQTDILDFKQMSEFFNSMFGFQSGSWAVDASNTKNLGLDGYYMVLFTLHIDRYPLILADQVRNAVPSKWDPAALARFIEKYGTHIIVGLSIGGEDVVLVKQEKCSNMEPSQLKNHLDNLGDQLFTGACTFSPNQCTKTNKEQKNKAPQAFTEIFDPQPNLFSHYASATAKDGISVICSRRGGDSTVGTHCEWLPTVASKPDAIHFNFIPITSLLRGVPGSGFLSHAINLYLRHKPPIGDLQYFLDFQAHKIWAPIHNDLPLGPKLNKAFQTPSLNFNLMGPKLYVNTTQVTAGNTPVTGMRLYLEGIKSNRLGIHLQQLVNPPVLLEGRMELPGMWRSTEETPDHHRYLEPIQWKKFANVCTAPVKYDPRWVKPGDEAAFIVTGAQLHVTKDVLHLRLLYSKVSAAYIVHSNWMQTASANHSLKSGFFSSISTTITGTADKEKSVPVIVDSGVYPTGPPAAAQTQKLQKFVDTTQLCRGPSDSPGHWLVTGAKLDVEQRKICLRVKFALLNLSSQ
- the LOC121769341 gene encoding MACPF domain-containing protein At1g14780-like isoform X1 — translated: MVEKEYTLTNKNRMNDGIVHKALSSLGKGFDLSSDFRLKYCKGDDRLVLLNESDTRELRVPGFGSLADVSNDIKCDKGDRTRYQTDILDFKQMSEFFNQKSSVPGKIPSGLFNSMFGFQSGSWAVDASNTKNLGLDGYYMVLFTLHIDRYPLILADQVRNAVPSKWDPAALARFIEKYGTHIIVGLSIGGEDVVLVKQEKCSNMEPSQLKNHLDNLGDQLFTGACTFSPNQCTKTNKEQKNKAPQAFTEIFDPQPNLFSHYASATAKDGISVICSRRGGDSTVGTHCEWLPTVASKPDAIHFNFIPITSLLRGVPGSGFLSHAINLYLRHKPPIGDLQYFLDFQAHKIWAPIHNDLPLGPKLNKAFQTPSLNFNLMGPKLYVNTTQVTAGNTPVTGMRLYLEGIKSNRLGIHLQQLVNPPVLLEGRMELPGMWRSTEETPDHHRYLEPIQWKKFANVCTAPVKYDPRWVKPGDEAAFIVTGAQLHVTKDVLHLRLLYSKVSAAYIVHSNWMQTASANHSLKSGFFSSISTTITGTADKEKSVPVIVDSGVYPTGPPAAAQTQKLQKFVDTTQLCRGPSDSPGHWLVTGAKLDVEQRKICLRVKFALLNLSSQ